The Diorhabda carinulata isolate Delta chromosome 4, icDioCari1.1, whole genome shotgun sequence genomic interval AAATAACTTAATactattgaatgaatttttaaatgacTCCCCAGTATGTCGTAACGAATATTATAAACTTCATCCTGAATTTAAGAAAACGATTAGCATCACTTTGATTGTTAAGTGACTCTACCGCAGTTGTTCCGGTTGAAATTCATCCTCACTAACTTTTGTAGGTCCAATTGGTaccattgaatatattgaaagtCATATTGCAAGCaacatatacatataaatgtCAGAATTCATATTCCActtcatttcaaattatctaatcacaaatagaaatttgttgaattttcagGCTTTTTCTTTTAGTGTTTATAGTAACTGCATATGTGGTTTAGTGATTAATAGCATCCAGTTCCCAAGGACTTGAGATGAATACATACAAGGTTATTCCTCAGAAATGATACTTGCAATAGATGTAATAAAAAGCAATATGCGGTGTAAAATTTGCCTTGCACTATTgcgataataaataaaacggAATTGGACATTAAACTCGGTCCAAGCTGCGTGTATTTTCGATTATTACCACGCTGTGtgcttttaataaataaaggaaATCATCTCAATATTATACGGTATTTGAAAGagttatttattggaaaaaacagAATTTCGTGGAAAGAAACCATGTGAATTCTGTTGTACCATGACATCTAAAACTCTACAAATTAACCATTGTGTTCCTCTGATAGAGCttcatttgatataaaaataaatttaccttctaatattttaaacatatagaaaaaatttaggAACTTTTTTGTCCTTTTAATAACTTGTAGTTTAAAATAGTGATAATGCCAATGAagttaatattcattatttgaattaattcaatatatacgtaaataaatatataaaatggagatttctattatttatatggttttaCATATTTTCTCTAATTACACTTACCAATTAAAAATGGATCCGCTCgtaaattttcgataaaattttctgttaatattcCGAAATGATCATTCGAGAATAAACGATTTTGTTCACTTGtggataatttaaataaaaatataataaatattgatattaacattttgtacttattttaaactattgaaactaaaactatattataaactttatccaagtttttggatatttagaaaaaaaacccATAAGAATAGCCAGAGGCGTGCATTGCCTTTTACTAAAATAGGATCAAGCTAAGATAGATAATAGTGAGAATACAAGGGCTTTTCATAAAATTAGGAACGTTcagaaattaatagaaaattgtcCCCATCTACTTCTACATAGTTACCAAATATACTGAGgcaaactttgaaattctttCGACATAGAATCCCGCCTTCTACTATTTTAGAAACTAAGCTGCGAACATATAAAAATCTGtagatttctttaatttcttatttattaataagtatTAATAAGTAAACCATCCATTTGACTGAATGAAGAATTTATTGagtatggttaggttaggttaggttaagttaggtgtATATTTGGACATTATCATATGGAATTagaattttgtttatcattttctttaacgcttgcttttttttgaactttttccATACAAcgatatatataattttcatcagTACTTAAGGATCTgctttaaatcattttatagtTACCGGAAAAATCACAAGAATTTATCtaactaaatataattttctcataAACAACCtacagttttctatattttgaatattatcaggTATTTTATCAAATGCTTTACTATTTTGTACAAGCGCTCTATTTAACCCTATACTTCATATACTTATCCTTACAGTTAATTGATGGGAATGCAAATCTTCAGGGTAATTTATGTATGCTTTCAAATCAGATCGGCTACGAACTAACTGAACCTGGAGCAGAATCTCGAAGAAGTGAACTCAATTCATGCGAATCGAGTTCTCCCATACGAAAAAGCAAGAAAGGTAGCGATGCTCCTTGGTGGAATGACTCTCTGTCCCAAGTTAAGTTCCGAGACACGACATCTCTTCTAATAGAGTAAAGAGTATTGGGGATTAGCAGAATTACAACGAGAGAGGAATTGGAAAAGCAAAGCGGCAAAGTTATATGAAAGTCTGCAAAAATGTTGACATTAAACCTCCGACTGCTAGACTCCATAAGTTTTTGGCGGAAGTTAAAATCAATGCAACTATGGCATTGAGAAAACCAGATGGCAGCTTCAGGAAAGCTGAGGAAGACAAAGCACTGCTCTTGTTAAAAACTCACTTTCCAAGAAACGACTGTACGTGTCCAGGAAACAACTTGGAGACGTAGCATAGCTACGAGAAAAACTTCAGCAGTTTACAAAATAAACTGGACTATGAACATCTTTCAATTGTTCAAGTCAAAAAATCTTACTCATTTTATCCACCTTAGTCAGAGCAGTTTAGAGTTAGGATATAAGTATACCAGAGATATGTAGAAGGGCCAAATTCACCTTCATGACAAGTAGGAGAGGGGAACACCAAACATCCCAAATCAGTCTCACATACTCTATGATAAGTTTTGCTTGTTGTATAGATAcatagaataagaaaaaaaattaaatttcccTTGTCCTTCCTCATCTTGAAGAGacatattacaaacaataaatgaataaagtatatatttagattaaaattcaaaacagATAATGCGTCAACAAGATTCAGAGGATATATTTTaactcatcaattttttcagttaGATCAATATATTCCATCATATAagattaatttttccaatttttcaacgGTCATATGGTTATAATCGATGTTTCAGCTCttcatattcaattattatacctttatcaaatatattcaacaaaatcatttCGATCATAATTGTTCACATATTCAACAATGTTCGCTAAGTTGCCTACTAGATAGGACAGAATATGACAGACAATActtgatatatcaaaaaagaagaagaaattctgattatttagaaattgaTCGGGgatgtttataataatattaaatatacaagTTGTAAAGCGTGTTTCATAAGCGTTATTAATCAAAATGTCTTTGAAAACTGGTGGAGAAGTTGATCCTATTAAAAACGAAAGAACTGGTAACGTAAGAGAGGTTGGATCACAAGCTATTTGGAGCTTATCCTCATGTAAACCAGGTTCCTATTTATAAGTATTTTCTTAAtcaattactaaaaatatttgtgtaatttgaatttatatattttttgatcactgataatttctaaatattttctgtagGTTTTGGAGTGGATCAACTTAGAGACGATAGAGCAGACACATATTGGCAGTCCGATGGACAGTTACCTCATTTGGTAaacattcaatttcaaaaaaaaactactattagtgatatttatatatatactgaTTACAAATTGGACGAGAGCTACACACCAAGTAGAATTTCTATAAGAGTAGGGACTCATTTTAATGATATACAAGAAATTGAAGTTGTAATGTTAACTGAACCATCAGGTAATATCAAATGTCTGTTGAACTTATTAATACTtctttcaattcttttataCATTCCCATacatcattttctttcattgaaaaTAGATAGAACAaagtttaatttcaaaacaCATACCCTagtttcttaataaattttaaaactgttttaGGTTGGGTGCATATACCAATTAAAGACATTAGGGATAAACCAATAAGAGTTTTTATGATACAAATAGCTGTAACGAGCAACCATCAGAATGGACGAGATACTCATATGAGGCAAATCAAAATACACAGTCCCATAGAAAACCCAGGAGTACCTATAgataactttttgaatttctctactatAGAATTTCAACAGCATGCTACAATAAGATAAAATAAGTGGACTTGACAAAAAAAACAGATAATtgtcattttcttttaattcgaatatagaaaaaatactgtGATATGTTctcatttatattgttttttacattaaacaatttggtattattttggtttttttgttgAATCCTGTTTCCACATTTTTCTTTAGCTAGCTGGACACACTGGCAATTATTGATGCAAAGTAGAAAGAAACTAATTTAGTAAAGTTGGATATAATTAAGCCGAATAGGGAACCACCGTTCCCCACATTACAGTTAAAAATTGTGACATTACAAGTTGCATTgtgaaaaatcaacaattttcatTGTTACTTGCTAAAGTAGGGGCTAACAAGCCCTTTATGGGACCTGAAATCTTCTGTGCTATctgctacagaacaatggaataACTACTGAAAAAGAAGGTATATAGgagcaaaatcaattattaGGACAACCTACAGGAGCTGAGACATGCAAAGActctcctgggaaactataactagAGAAGATTTGATGAATGTATCAACCCAAGTAAGAACATTCTACAAATACTAACAGGGATCCTATCAGGGCACTTTAGTCTCAATAGACAATTAAAAACGTTACGACTTGGCAGATAAAGCGAtatgcagattttgttgcacagagaacaaaacctctatccacattctctcaaagTGTGAAAGACTACACCTGGGTACGtatgaaataaaagacaaaGATCTCTGCCAGCGAAATATAAAATTAGGCAACATTGCACGAATGTAACTCAGATATACAAGCTCTTGTGTGAATATCTCACTGCTCTTAATGGAAACCATTGGGATCTCTAAATCATATAGTTAGTGCCTAGTTTTGCCCAccattaacgtatcgtctcggattacctaaattttgtcttatattaatgtgactgtgaaaGACCATAAATTTACCTACCTAATTTctagttattattgtattagtTAAGATTAGGTACTTAAGAGTTGTACACTGATCGCTCCTAATGGAAACCAACATCATAGTTTAAGTGACTCCAAGTGTCCCTTAGACACAGTAGTAAATTGAGTTTTTCAACTTATGTATGTTAACCTACCACCAAAATGATGAGATTGTTGTTGGTTATTaattaagaattaaaatttttgttattaagtAGCAAAGTAGTTTTTAATATGAAGAATATGGTCAACCATCATTGGTAAGCCCGAAAAAACATTACACCGTCTGCACGGTGGTGCAGGAAGACTCTATTAAGTTGATCCTAATTATATAATTGAGGCTATTTTTTGGGTAGACCTTTATTCTTAATCATATACTgacaaatatttctaaaaattttaatcttgTACTTATCCTGTCACATTTATCAGTAAGTGcaccaaaaaataatgaaattacaagTGATGAACTTGGAACTTTCATTGGTTTGAAAGTGTCATGGAAACCATGATTAGTCCTGGAAAtatcctgaatttttttttaaagaaaaacctGCAAGAACTCTGATAAtgtataaaacaatttattggtgccatttttttattggataatcattttataaaacttaaaataaaattctatctATTGTGGTGCTCTTCCACGCCCGAATCCCTGCCTGAACTCAACATCAGCTGTTCCTGGACCAACATCAGCTTTTTTATCAGCACCAGGACCACCGGTTGTTCTTCTGTATCCAGCACGATCTTCTGATGGTTTGGAGCCTTCTGACCGAAGAGCTGCGGGCCTAGGACGTGTAGTTTCCGCTCTTGCAGGGCGTTTCAATGTTGAAGGCACAATTTCAGGTGGCAAATGCAAGAATGTTCGAAGATATTCAATACCTGCGTTAGTTAAGTACCtaaaaaatttaccaaaatcaaatattctcCCAAAAATAATTAGACATGACTTCTGAACAAAAGCAAACTTTTTATtctacatatttaaaaaaaaatttgaatatggtTGATAATATATCATTCCCATTAAAAACAAGATTTTAATACACTCCTAAAATAAATCAGGGCTACTATGTTTGAATTTGCCACTAAATGCACTGGCTGATATAAAATTAGTTctccaaaataataataatgtggATGtctatcatttattttgtaaacaaataacAACTGTTATATATATTTAGCAAAACAAATAACTCTTTAGCTGTTGGTTCATTAGAACTTGCATACTTATAGTCTGTAACCTAAACCTCATTATGTCCCAATCCTcagtaagtaaaaaaatactattCCCTTCCTCTGAATCTCTAAATATGTGGTATCTCAAACTATTTAGCCTTTGTAACTTgaacaaaatgttttatcaCTAGAAAGCGTtgataatacatatttatactcataattttaatttcaaaaaggAGGCTCTGCAAGTTGTAGTTAGTAAAATAGAATGACAACATAACAGATTCACtaatatttaaatagttttaatatgtatttgacactgcatttaaaaaaatatccttaGAAATTGTAAGTTGAAATGTCAGCAGCACATAgctcaaagtttttttttagttgaaaactCGATAGATcttaaatttttccatttctcttGGCATTGAATTATAGAAACTCCACTTCATTCAAACTCCGTGTCACCcacataataattaattttaaaacctTATTCAAGCTTTGCTATTGAGCATAAAAACTGTGGCCCTCATTGCAAGAAACATTACATACAAAAGCTCTACAGGATGCTTGAGAAATAAATTGTCAACATTCAAATCTGCAATTACAAAACACATTTTATGGATACACAGACTAGGTTagaacaattttattcaattactgTATAATTCTTATTTCTAAATGTTACAATTTGAAAACAAACTATCAAACTTTCTTTCTTATTTAAGGAATTCctttaaaaatgaatagaagtcaatagaatttaaaagtttttcacagaaatataaaatatttttaaaaggtaGTGAAATTACTGCTAACATGTTAAGAATACAACAGCACATATGCACAGATTTCTTATAGCTTATGATTACTAGAGGGATTAAATAATCAAGGGcagttgttaaaaaaattaacaagcaAAAAAGTTAATGGATTATGTACAATAGGATAGTAAGTAAACAACCAATTGGATAAATGTGTATCCATTTTTTGTAAGTTCATTAATATTCGATATAATAGAAAACAACATCACAATGTTTCTATGTATTCAGTAATAATAGAGGAACTTTACTCAAATTGTGTAGAATCTACATAAGTTTGTTAATAGAGAATGTAATAAATAGTTTAAGAATAAAAGCAATAGAGATGGACTTACCAATAATAGTGCCTCCATGCGAACTGTTCCTTTACATATCCCTTTGATTTTAAAGATTGTAAAGCTTTAATAACCTGAAGATTGGGTATGGTATCTAGTTCAGGATGTTTTGGTGCATGGTAGTCTTTTTTCGCTACCATAACACCCTCCTTAAAGAGGTATTCATAAATAGCAACTCTGTTCTTTTTTGGCATCaacattctaaaaaaaaaacgaagcaaTTAATGTCCAAAGAGCAAATTTAAAggttataaaataagaaatatgatTGTTTCAAACAAAGTACAGAAATATACACTACAATTACACTTATATTACTAACATGTACTTTTAACACttctttgaataattaaattgtaagatgttataaattaaaaaagattttcaacATTACTTACTTTGAACACTGTTTTCCAGgttgtcaaaagtcaaaaagagAGATTTGACAATAGAGAAGAGCTTGTTATTGAGAGAAGAATAGATGTCAACGTCAATGCTTAGTCGATTTTTGGCGAGTAGATTATGTTAGATCGGTAACTATTGGCTTCAATACAAACTTTCAGAATTTTTACcgtaatattttatgatttattttaaaatatagacACACAGGAGTTTATTAAAAAGAACTGCCTGAGAAAAAACGatatattttgagattatttataaacattttgtcACCGAAGATGTAAATAATCTTTTTTGTTACCCCTTATTCTCGAATCCCCAAAACATTGGAGAGCCATTTTCTGTTCAAAGTAAAACATAAGTTTCCAAATGGACAGATTGAAAAATCAGCAACACACATATTTACCAACTTTACATGGggaatagttatttatgttaAAAGTCCGTCAATGGTACCTGGGATGTAATATGGTAACGATTTTATATGGGTTGAATATGAAGCGTCATCGGGACTTCTAGCAAAAATGATCTGAAATTTTCGTGGAAATAATTAGACTATGGAGTCTATTTCATCTTTTATGCAACTTAAAATGCTTTTATCTAACACATTCTATATGAAACAACCCTAACCTCTTCTAAATTATTCCCGAAAAAACATTCCGTCAAAGTTCTTAAAgctaaaaagaaaaacaagttaTGCAACCCTACAATAAATTAATCTTAAGGCCTGTTTACACAGATTTTAGCGTATACTAACAGAAATAAATAGCACAATTTTTAGGTTACAACTCATTTTCCTTAACTTAATATGTCATGCTATGTAGATGAATAAATGCATATTTAAACAACTTGAATTATTATGGAATTGAACATAATACTATATTATATGTCCAGCCAATCCGACAACCAGATTCTAACTATGTGTAAAAAAGTGCCTGCAGTCAGTTTAAATGTAAATGTCAAATATGTGTTAAGTTTtaaaagtgtaatatttatttttgtaatgaaattttattaggaatagaaatatttattgtgcaAGCGGTGAGATTATGTTAACATTTTACAACGGTAGAAGAAATTACAGCACTATTGTAAAAAGCTTTAaaggtaaattattttgaaggttAAGTGTTATCAACACAATCCTTAGATTATTTCATATGtactattttttcaaagtttatcgTTAAAATAGTCGCTTAAATATGTTTAGAAAATTATCTGGATTCTAATAGCAgacaaagtttaaaaattactttttatagtCACAGAAAAAAGAATGATACGGGGTTTATCTAAGTATtatcaatgaataaatataGCCAAAAATGACGATGATGCGTTTAGGtacgtttttatat includes:
- the LOC130892576 gene encoding anaphase-promoting complex subunit 10 isoform X2 — its product is MSLKTGGEVDPIKNERTGNVREVGSQAIWSLSSCFGVDQLRDDRADTYWQSDGQLPHLVNIQFQKKTTISDIYIYTDYKLDESYTPSRISIRVGTHFNDIQEIEVVMLTEPSGWVHIPIKDIRDKPIRVFMIQIAVTSNHQNGRDTHMRQIKIHSPIENPGVPIDNFLNFSTIEFQQHATIR
- the LOC130892576 gene encoding anaphase-promoting complex subunit 10 isoform X1, coding for MSLKTGGEVDPIKNERTGNVREVGSQAIWSLSSCKPGFGVDQLRDDRADTYWQSDGQLPHLVNIQFQKKTTISDIYIYTDYKLDESYTPSRISIRVGTHFNDIQEIEVVMLTEPSGWVHIPIKDIRDKPIRVFMIQIAVTSNHQNGRDTHMRQIKIHSPIENPGVPIDNFLNFSTIEFQQHATIR
- the LOC130892290 gene encoding 40S ribosomal protein S10-like; its protein translation is MLMPKKNRVAIYEYLFKEGVMVAKKDYHAPKHPELDTIPNLQVIKALQSLKSKGYVKEQFAWRHYYWYLTNAGIEYLRTFLHLPPEIVPSTLKRPARAETTRPRPAALRSEGSKPSEDRAGYRRTTGGPGADKKADVGPGTADVEFRQGFGRGRAPQ